A stretch of DNA from Excalfactoria chinensis isolate bCotChi1 chromosome 6, bCotChi1.hap2, whole genome shotgun sequence:
GAAAGCAACTTATTTGTAGCTCTGTCCTTAATGTAAATAGGAAGTCTAAGAGGGTTGTGAATTGATAAATTCTGCATTTGCCACAAGGCTTGGCATTAATGGAGCAAAGTCATGGCTTGCAAATGTGCTTGGGATTTGAAGGCCATTATTTTTTGAGTCACCTAGGGTGTGATGCTTTAAACAACATGTTCAGTGATGTACACTGTTTGGGAACTTTTCAGAATCAACAGATATTAACTGTCATTTATATCAGAATGTGCTTTGATCCCTCAGCATGTTTACTATTTCCCAAACTTCCCATCCAAAAAATTGtaattcttaaaacaaaatggGTTTGGTATAATGTACCTGTTCTTCTGTCTTGTAATTTCCATATAAATACTCGCATTCCCTTTTCTTCAGAACTTTAAACAGAACTTCTATTGTGATTACAGATTGGATTTGTGAATTGAATGGTAAATTGAACTTCCAATCTGTGATGGGTTTAGAAATActgatttgatttattttattttgcagatgcTTCAGAAAATTGCTGTTTGTTTACCGCTGGTTCTGCCAACCAACTCAAGAAGGGACATATCTGTTCTTTCATTAATCGAACACAATATTATCTTGAACTAATTATTCCTCTCCACATGGCCTTTCTTCTGGTGTCAGCTTATCTTCTGCTGACTCATACTCAGGGTGCTCCTGTAGAGAATGGAGCActgctggaaacactgaagtcaCAGGTAGGATTATTCAGCAATAAAAGTGAACACTATTCAGCACAGGTGAGACCTCCTGGCACAAGCCGACGAATACCTCAGACAATTATCATTGGAGTTCGTAAAGGAGGGACAAGGGCTTTGCTGGAAATGTTGGATATTCATCCTAATATTGTTGTAGCAGCTACAGAAGTCCACTTTTTTGACTGGGATGAAAATTATGTGAAAGGAATAGACTGGTATAGGAGTTTGATGCCATTTTCTTATGGAAATCAAATTACTATTGAGAAAACACCAGGCTATTTTACATCACCACAGGCTCCAGAAAGAATTCATGACATGAATAGCTCCATTAAGCTGCTGCTTATTCTAAGAGATCCCACTGAGAGAGTTATATCTGACTATACCCAAGTATATTACAACAGAATAGAAAGCCACAAGCCTGTTCAGCTTTTTGAAGATATTGTTATTAAGAATGGAGCACTTAATACCAAATACAAAGCTATTCAGAGAAGTTTATATGATGTTCATATGGAAAAGTGGCttaaacatttcagtttggATCAGATTCACATAGTGGATGGCAATACTTTAATCAAGGACCCTCTTCCTGAATTACAAAAAGTTGAGAGATTTCTGAATCTTCCTTCCCGAATTATgtcttctaatttttattttaaccaaACTAAGGGATTCTACTGCATTCGAAGTGATGGAAGAGAGAGATGTTTACATGAATCCAAAGGGCGACCCCATCCTCTTGTTAACAGCACTGTTTTAGAACAActttattcttatttcagaGAGCACAATGCAAAATTTTACAGGATGGTTAATCATTCTTTCGACTGGCATTAATGCATTTGCaatcagtgtttcttttaaagGGCCTGCAATGAACTCTTTCAAGCATATCTTTGTAACATGTAGAGATTCATATTATGAGAACATACTGTATGTAGAAGCAGTGATGCCTTTGCTTCACTGGAACAAGACATCCATCAAGTCATTTAAATGATTGCCTTTGTGTTGGGGAAAAATAGTTTCACATATTTGTATGTTTACTTTGGATCATATTCTAATCTTTTTCCCATTTTGCAAATCCTTCCCTTAAGAATTTCAGTGGACTTAATTCACATATGATGTTTTGGAAAAATGACTGCTTTTAATGATGTAAAAATGTACATATTTGAAACTGTATTGTTCTaactgttctgtatttttttgttcttggtATTTTTTATATCAAGTATGAGGATAGTGACGTTGATTTCTAGAACTTTTCATACATTAGCTTAAATTATATGGAAGGGGCATATGTAGTGGCTCCAGTAAATAATTCATCCTATGTTAATATGTCAAAGCTTtcaaaaaattaataataaaaggaatCTATTTCACCTTTGATTTTGAATAGGTGAACTAGAAGATCCTTGTCTGTGTATCATTATCATTAAATCATAGTCTTAATATCTTggatctgaaaaaaaattatctccAAATAATAAAGTAAGAATATGAACTGTCTGAAGAAGTTTAGGAAGTGTGAGATCTGAATGTGTTAATATCAGCACCTGTACAAATGTTTGATTATATAAATTTCACTTTGCATTTGAGTGAAAAAGATATCTGCTTATCAATACTACCATATTAATCATATTTGTATTCTGTGACTAGTTATTCTATTTCTCTCCCAGCTTTACTTTAAGTACTTCCATTGGAACGGTGATCTTTCTGAATAAGAAGAATGCGTTTCTTTGCCTGCCCTTCAAAGCATGGAGTATTCTCTGTAATTTCTAAAGAAGGTCATAGGAGGTACTCAGACTTAAAAGTGACAtctttttatatttgtataTCTCAAACATTGCTCAGTATACTATGGTTGACATACTCAGATTATGTATAAAAGTGACATCCTGCATTaggaatttttccttttgttatcaCTTGCTTGACAATATTGTCTGCTCTTCTTTTACATATAACAGCACCAAAGACGAAAATCAGCTTGAATTGTTAAATGTGAAATGCTAAATAGAATTACATAAATGCAAGCAGTTGTGCTTGTTTGAAATTGTACACTGCAATCCAAAAATCCCAGTGAGCTGTAATTGCACAGGCACACTCTAAGCATCAGACTTCACCTAATCTTGTTGGAAATCTGTGAAAATCTGTGTTCTTCTGTTTAAGCAACTGTGCAGGCTTCAGGATACATTCCCAATGTGGAATTCAGTTGTCTTTTTCATGAGTTTGAAGGTACTTATTGCAGCACTAATTTTGGGTTTCTAAATCACCTTATTAAGGTGCTACTTAGATGTTAGGAAGGTAGCATTATTCTTGCACTGAATCTGAACAGATTCGGGCCTGCTATTTATTAGTTTGAAGGAGTATGATGACAGCTCTTTCCAAAATtgtaaaatgttaaaaataggACAACAAATCTTGTTATTCTACTACCTGTAAATGTATATCTAAGATGGAAAATTATTCTAGTTTTTCATTAGCCTATAATTAACCTCTGAAATTATCTTTCTACAATATGATTACTGAATGAACATATTATTTCTTtgctcaaaatatttttttttcttccatcttttctgAGGTTGTGGCTTCTTAATCACTGATATTGTTATGATCTGGGCACTACTCAGAAATACGTTGGTGTGCATCATGTGTGGAGatataaattcattttgttcAAACTCACCAAGATCCATATTATAGTTTTTCTTGCAGTATTgtattgttttctatttcttataCATTCTAAAACTTGccatatgtttttatttgctgctttcccACTATTACTCCTTTTAATAgtgttcttgttttaatttgcttcttATCCATGATTCTTTTTaacagtgttgttttcttttttcctaattttttcctattttattttttctgcagtgaatcTAATTTCAAAGCACTGTATAATTTAACAAAGATTTCAGGAAGCTGTTACTAATGAGACTTCATATGTCTGCCACTTCCAGTTTCATAGGTTAATGTCTTTCTATATTTATGTTTGCAGACATCaagactttttcttctctgaagtttACTTTAAGTGAATTGAATGCAGAAGTACCAGTTGGCAAAAGCTGTATACATCTTCAAAAATGCAGGTCTCTTTCTAGACTTCACATTTCAAGGAGTGATGATCTGCATAGATTCGTGATACATATATCTTCTTGATTTGTTAGAATTCTTCATTCCTGTTAAACATTTTAGGAAGGATGGAGTCATTGGAATAAACTCATTTTAAAGTTTAATAATACCAGAAGAATATCTTATGCATAACATAATTTTGTTGAGTGATtggccctttttttttctgattttacatAAAGATTCTGATAAGATAAAGATAAAGATCTGAAGTTTCTAGGTAAATGGGCTAAAAATTCACAAATTAACCTGCACAAAATAATTAAGTTTCCATCcgagttttttgtttgtttgtttggtttttcccATTTTGTCATTTGAAAGATGTATCACGTGCAGGTCTAGCCTTCTCAGGTGAGCTAAACTTGATGATAAAAAGccaaaattactttttctcccTCAAAAGTATGCAATTTTAGGTGTATGGAATTAAAGCAGGTTGAATTTTCTGCAGAACCGTAACTGATGAAATTGTTAGCAAAATAGTCCTCAATTTAATGAATGGCAAGCAGCTATTAAGAGTTCCAATAATTTCTGTAAACTGTTCTTTGCCAAAGTGGTCATCAAGTGATTCTTTCATCTTATTGTCTGATACTCAGGAGGCTTCAAGAGAAGGAACTTTATTTTAGGAAGATTGCTTGAAGAGAACGTGAGACTGTCTTAAATGTTGTTGAGAGCATCTGAAATACAATGCACACATGTGTAACATCATTGCAGAATTTAAGATGATCTGAGTGGTCTTGGAGATTGTTTTACAGTGCAGATATATCAAGCTTTCATGTTAAATATTGATACAGTAGTTAGGATTGCTTTAATTTACTATGTCTGAGAACAAGCAATTTCAACCATCCGTAGCTGGATCAGTTGAGACTTTGCCACCTATTTAGTGATGGGGTTTGATGCCATGGTCTCTTGAGGTTCCTTctaacccctgcaattctgtgatttttcataGTCCTCTAATTTCTTGTTTAATCTATGTGGCTAAAATCAGAACTCTTGGATTATTATTTTGGCTTTAAAAGCACAGTTAAAAGAATAGAGAGTGATAACCCACAATATCTTAATTTATAATCAGAGTTGTGTGATAGCCATCACAAAGAGGAAAGAACAGTTAATTTGTCCAAATAATGATTATGCCCCTgtagattattattttctgtgctgatggatttgatcttttatttccttcaagaatttgaattttattacagaagtgAATAGATGCATTGGAATTAAATTCAATAATAATTTGCCTAGCACATTAATCAGTAGCAGCAGTTAACAACTAGTATTTAGTTACTGGACAAATACTTTGCACTGTGTTATTTCAAGCTTTAATATGATGTGCAATTTTTCttataatttgtttaaaaaaaaattgaaattttACATCACCATTGAATAAGACTTTTTAatgtcattctgtgatcttaaaGGAATTGTCTTTTTTTCAAGTTAATTAACAGACATGAGCTTACTAGAATTCCTgggggggtaaaaaaaaaaaaaaaaaaaaaaaaaaaaaaaaaaaaggaaataaaggtaCCAATGAAATGAAAGTATAGAATAGTATCTTAAAGTTGAAACTGCCAGCATAAATGCAGTAGATGTTACGTGCTACGTACATACGTAATACATCTCAAGTAGCAATCTGTTATGAAGTCTATTTTTTGATGCAAAATTGTCTTACACTTTTACACTGTATGTTCTTTTATCTCCGTTACAGAATGCTCTCAGTACCTATTTACTGGAAAATGCCCTAATTTAGACTCTTTAACAGTGGTGCAGGATTTTCCTCTCAAGGGATACTGGACCCTTTCAAGAAACTTTTGGTTGTAAATTGTTTTCTCTGAGACAAAAAGGTGTTTTGAGtgacatttaaaacaaaagcaaagaattatTATCAAACTAGaatcaaaatattatttctatttgATACTTATCCAAGTGAAGAACAATATTTTGTAGAAATGTATAATAGTTGTTTAAGAAATAatcttcctgtatttttcactttcttcactGGATAGTACAACTGATTTACAGGTTGAAATTGAAATGGCAGGAAGTGCAAGTAATTAAGAAACCCTTTGCCATTTGGACCagctaaaatgttttttattttgatgtgaACATTTGGAACTATCATACActtttttaaattctatatatctgtgtgtgaatgtatatatgtgtatattcatatatatacaaatgtatttatgtgtatatTCAAATATATACTTATAAGAATTTATCATTCAAACTTgcagtagaggaaaaaaaaatagtggagGGATAAAATACTAAGTATTAAAACCTGAGATGAAGGTTCTCTTCTGCTAAATAATTGTGTGACTAACATGGCACAATTCTAAATGAAAGTTATAATTGGGCTGGAAAGACATACAGAAGACAATAACAGGCTACACCAGGGATTTGTCCAGGTACTGTGcatttctgaattaattttctgGTTATGAAGATATTCAGGGTAAATGTGAGCATACATTTTTCAAAAcactctgcagggctgggaagtAGCAGTTCTCTGCACTAAgtgttgggttgttgtttttttttaaatcctttctgGAAAATTAACCATGCTAGATGcatagtttttgttgttgatttgaCAAGGGCTGTCAGCCTGAAATGCTGTGCAACTGTCATGAGAAGATTGAAGATATCATCTCTCCTAACTCTGCTAAGATACAAATCTACCATTGCAGACAAGTGACACAGATGGAGCACTTTAAACTGCAGGGGGTGCATCGCTGCCTTGAGTGAAGGAAGATTAAAGGCTCATAAACAACATATGCTATACTTATGCATACACACGCATCATACATAGCTTGCAAGATAAACTTGgtctaaaacaaaaacaagctgaACCTATAACTGTGCTCTAAAGTGGTCCTGTTGAAGGCATACTGAACTGCAGGCAGCTGTTACAGTATGAGCTACTTGTAACATTATTTCTTGTAATGAACCCAAGTCTGTTTAGGCAATGCTCTAGGCTTCCTCTGTGAGCTATTGCCATATACAGTTCTAAATATTTTCAACCTGCAGATAATGGATTGTTTTCTCAGATTCAAGTGCAGCTGCATCCATCATTATGTGTTTTCCAGACAGCCTATGTTTACGTGATTTTATCAATTGTAAATATggcagaaggaataaaaaaaagatgaacagaTTCTCCAGGAAAAGTAGCTGATGGGTCATACACATCTGGCCTACTCATGTTGAAAGTAAGCAGATAGGAACAAGATTCAAAGTAAACTGCCTTTCAtacttttcaaaaataaaagtaagttCATAGATTTTATGTAAGTAAGTAAAAAAGagataacaaaaaaacccttcctACATTGTTTGAAAACCAACCTggatttttaaaactgaaagtcAATTAAGAAGTTAAGAATGGATTGGCTTTATTGTTACTGCATTTCTAgtggtattttttaaaaactgcattttttgcttgttattttacttgaaaataatatttttatagtGAATGCCCTATTTGTCGGCCAGCTGAATTTAATGTTAGATGGACAGTTCACTGTATTGATTGCTCACATTAGAAACACAATATTAGATAGGGTGATAGCTATctgacatttcatttcagtgaaataatGTCATGCAAAATTAAACTACAGTGGTATACAATAGTGGATCATACTGAGTATCATGCACCCTGGTTTATAGAAAGGAAGATCAGAGCTGCTTCAGACCCTTGAATGACTGCTTCCAACATCTTTTGTGGGTTTGGAAAAAATGATTCTCCATCCATCAAACAGACATCCAAGGTTGAATCTGagagtcttttttttccagttcttgtgGAGATGAACACTGAGATgaccttttttccccttgaattACCTGCAAGATGGATCTTTGTCAAACTGCAATATGTATTCCACTGGTAACAGCAAACTAACTTCAAAAGTCCCATTTAATTTTCTAGGTACTTAACCTTCCATTATTTTTGTCCATAAATGTACTTGTCacagatagatagatgataATGTTTCTATTCACAAATACAGCTGCCCATAAATGTGCAAATAAATATACCAATCACATTTTCTGTAGCAACTGGATATTACAAGccaaaaaatacagaagtacaTCATCTTCCTAGAGTTCTTTGAGTTATTTTACAGATTAGAATGGAGTACAGTCATGAGTTCCTTTATGACTCCCTATCCTCATTACCCAGGTATTATGATGAAAGTTAACACGAATATGTTGCTTCACTTTAATAAGCCGAGGATGTTTATCTTACGTAAGCACATCTTCGTTGTCATCCACTCACtatctttgattttcttctctttctataCAGTCTTTGTGGGCTGGAGGTTTTTTTATTTGGCCTGGAGTTgttaggggtttttttttgtttttgttgtttgttttttgttttttaattcataaCTGAATTTTGGGTTTTCGCATTCATGAAATACAAAGTTTCAATCTCAATCTGAGCCTAACTTATCTGAGAAAAGTAAAATCAGAAGCCTGTATTATAAACATTCCATCTCTGCTGTCAGGATGTCAGGAAACAGACTTGGAAAGACTTAATAGAAAACAGCTAAACTTACTTAACATACACAGCAAGCATAATAGTtgagattttaatttatttatttatttattttataggaaaaaaaaatcatcttccaAATGCCAAAGTGGCACAGATCTTAGCTGCACTGACTACAGGAAAACTACTCTTAATTTGTAGTGAGGATTTAGCCCCAGATGTGTGTAGAGAATGCTACTTCA
This window harbors:
- the LOC140253955 gene encoding heparan sulfate glucosamine 3-O-sulfotransferase 1-like isoform X1, which translates into the protein MQYIPSSDASENCCLFTAGSANQLKKGHICSFINRTQYYLELIIPLHMAFLLVSAYLLLTHTQGAPVENGALLETLKSQVGLFSNKSEHYSAQVRPPGTSRRIPQTIIIGVRKGGTRALLEMLDIHPNIVVAATEVHFFDWDENYVKGIDWYRSLMPFSYGNQITIEKTPGYFTSPQAPERIHDMNSSIKLLLILRDPTERVISDYTQVYYNRIESHKPVQLFEDIVIKNGALNTKYKAIQRSLYDVHMEKWLKHFSLDQIHIVDGNTLIKDPLPELQKVERFLNLPSRIMSSNFYFNQTKGFYCIRSDGRERCLHESKGRPHPLVNSTVLEQLYSYFREHNAKFYRMVNHSFDWH
- the LOC140253955 gene encoding heparan sulfate glucosamine 3-O-sulfotransferase 1-like isoform X2, yielding MAFLLVSAYLLLTHTQGAPVENGALLETLKSQVGLFSNKSEHYSAQVRPPGTSRRIPQTIIIGVRKGGTRALLEMLDIHPNIVVAATEVHFFDWDENYVKGIDWYRSLMPFSYGNQITIEKTPGYFTSPQAPERIHDMNSSIKLLLILRDPTERVISDYTQVYYNRIESHKPVQLFEDIVIKNGALNTKYKAIQRSLYDVHMEKWLKHFSLDQIHIVDGNTLIKDPLPELQKVERFLNLPSRIMSSNFYFNQTKGFYCIRSDGRERCLHESKGRPHPLVNSTVLEQLYSYFREHNAKFYRMVNHSFDWH